Sequence from the Panicum virgatum strain AP13 chromosome 5N, P.virgatum_v5, whole genome shotgun sequence genome:
GTTAAGGGCGTCCAGAGGCTAACCGGGTGCCTGGCAGCGCTCAGCCGATTTATCGCCCGGCTGGGAGAACGAGGCTTGCCTCTATACAAACTCCTCAAGAAATCCGACACCTTTGTCTGGACGGAGGAGGCACAGGCGGCCCTCGACCTCCTAAAGGCTCTCTTATCCTCTCTGCCGGTGCTCGTCGCACCGGATCCCTGCGAACCCCTTTTGCTTTACTTGGCAGCCATTAACCATTGGGTCAGCGCCACTCTGGTAGTCGAAAGGGAAGAACAGGGACACGCCCTTAAGGTCCAACGTCCCGTGTATTTCGTCAGCGAGGTACTGACCGACACCAAGTCGCGGTACCCGCAGACACAAAAGCTCTTATACGTCGTCGTCATGACGGCCAAGAAGTTGCAACACTACTTCACCGAGCATGAGGTGCCGGTCGTCACCTCGTTCCCACTCGGAGAAGTCATTCGCAATCGCAACGCCGTAGGGCGGATCTCCAAATGGGCAGTCGAGCTAATGGGCTACGacgtcaagttcgtgccacgcatGGCGATAAAGCCTCATCCCTGGCcgacttcatcgccgagtggacAGAAGTCCAATCCCCGACCCCAGAAATCTCTCACGAGTACTGGACCctctacttcgacgggtcggtcatGGGACCCGGCACGGGGGCCGGGGACGTCCTGGTCTCCCCAGAAGGAGGCAAGTTCCAGTACACAGTCTGCCTCCACTTTCCTGCATCCAACAACGTAGCAGAGTATGAGGCGCTGATCAGCGGCGTCCGCATAGCCATCAACATTGGGGCAACCCGCCTGTACGTCTACGGCGACACCAAGCTCATAGTCGACCAGGTCATGAAGAACTCTAACTGCGAGAGCCCCCTCATGGACGCATACTGCCAAGAAGTCCGTAAGCTAGAAGGGAGATTCCGGGGTctggagctccaccacatcccACGAAAACAAAACCCCGACGCGGACGCTCTCGCAAAAATGGCTGCCGAGCGCAAGCCGGCACCCAACAGTGTTTTCATCAATGACCTGAACGCGCCGGGAGGATTCACCCACCTACTTGTTGCAATCGAtaagttcacaaaatggatagaggTAAAACCGATAGCCACGATCGACTCCAAGGAGACCGTCAAATTCTTCTTAGACATCGTCTATAGATTCGGCGTGTCCAACtccatcatcaccgacaacgggacCAATTTAACAGGTCACTACTTCCAAGAGTTTGCGGAAGAATACGGGATCCGGATCGACTGGTCTTCAGTCGAACCCCCGCGCACAAACGGGCAAGTAGAATGAGCTAACGGTCTAATCCTCCAAGAGCTCAAACCGCGCATCTTTGACATGCTCAAAAAGTTCGCGGGTCGTTGGGTGGAAGAATTGCCGACAGTGCTTTGGAGCTTGCGAACCACACCTAACCGGTCCATAGGACTAACACCTTTCTTCCTAACATACGGCTCCGAGGCCGTGCTGCCTTCCGATCTGGACTACGGTGTGCCAAGAGTTAAAGCTTTTGACCCAAAAACGGCAGCCAAAGCCCAGAGGGACGCCATGGAAGTTTTGGAGGAAGCAAGGCTAGCTACGCTACACCGATCGGCTCGCTACCAACAAACTTTACACAGGTATCAGGAGAGGCGCATACGGGAGAGGACGCTGCAGGTCGGAGATCTGGTCCTGCGACGGGTCATGTCGACAAAagacaagcacaagctctcaccaccatggAAAGGACCCTACAGCATCGCAGAGGTGATACGACCAGGCACCTACAAGCTAAAAGACTCCGACGGAAATATTCTGACCAACTCTAATAACATAGAACAGTTACGGCATTTCTTCCCATCAAAAGCACTAGTGGCTTAGTCCAAGTGCCCCGACCCGGCCACTCCCGGCTCGGCGCACTCGGGGGCCCGACACCTGTCGATTTTTTCTCCCCGCACAGCATAGTGCACTCACCCAGCTTCCCGACCCGGCAACTCTCGGCCTGGAATCACTCGGGGGCCGCACACTTGCATTTCTAGCATACTCACAGCAGACACAAGTTCTCTAGCTTCTAGCACCCCGACCCATCCACATTTGGCTCGGAGCGCTCGGGGGCCAGAccatggtcttcgaccatcctactTTCTGTCGTTTCCCGCCTCTACAGCCCCTTGCCCTGAGCACTCTCAGGCCAAGGCGCTAGGGGGCCTCACTGGGGTGGACTGTGCAGCACGCGCACACCGTTCTATCCTGTAACATAACACACGACTCTTTCTGCTAATTCGCATACTCTTCACCCTACTCAAGCAGTTTTTCCAAACTATCTGATCAATTGGATCCGTGTAACGATCTACGGCGACCAACGAATGATGCCTCTGGGCCAGCTCCCGGCTATACGTCGCAGCCTACGATCAACATGCAGTTCCAAAAAAAGGAATGCAGAGGACCAAAAATGTTCATGAGCAAGCAGAAGAGCAAACAGCATAACCTTTTCAAAAAACATAAAAGATTACTTCGACCACGAAGCGCAATATGTTCAATCCCTCACCAGCAATTCCACATAAAACAAAAGCTAATATATCATTTATTTTTGCAACGGCGGATCTACAATCGAGGAAGGAGCGACAAGCCTGCCAGTCGACGACGCATCCACCATGGCTCCAGCGCTCCCACCGCTCACATCCAACTCCCGCTCTGCGCGCCGGACTCTCCTCACCGCCGCAAAGGTCAGACCCTATGCAACTTTGCTGGCAATGGGCTCTAACCTACTGGCCACTACAAGGACATCCTCGTACGGCTTCCCGGCAGAGAGATCGTCTTCAAGACCCGCCAGGTCTAGCTCTGGATGTCGCAGCACCACGGCGCTCAACGCATTCAAAGCCCCGTGGTAAGTCGCTATAGCCGTCAACGCGGCTAGCTCCTTGGGAACCTTCCGAAGATCGTCCTGTAGTGGGCTCGAGGGCGGGGAGCCCAGGACGTAGGAGCAAACCTCTTGAGCCGACGACTGCAGCCGATCAAACTCGTGGCGCAGGTTCCGGTTCCGAGTGGTTATTTCTAAAAGAAACATCACCACACCGTGAGACCATGTTGTAAACATAATCAAAAGAAGGGGATGCGAGGGAAATCACCATCCAACATTTTTTCCATCGCCTGACGACCCGTTTCTTGGCTCGCCCAGTCAGCCTCCGCGCGAGCATGACGGGCCCGTTCCTCTTCCAACTGAGCTTTTATGGCCGCGAGGTCGTGGAGATACTCCTGGGCATCCGAGGCACACGCGGCCTCCGCAGAACGCAACCGCTCTGCGAGGTCCCGACGAGCTGCCTCGCCCATCACCTCGCGACCATGTTCCTCCCGCAAGAAGGTTGACTTCCTCTTGGAGATTTTCTCCAATACCTGGAAGACGAAGGGAAGTCACAAGAGAACACCTATGGGCGGAAAAGAAGcagatcaaatgaaaaaaaacctTACCCCAATGGTGGGAGGCAGGCCAGAAGTAACGAGCTTCTCAGCCCGCTCTACCTCCCTCAGCAGCAGGGAAATGCGGCCCTTGGCAGAGGCAAGCACCTCCTGAGCCGCGGAACCCTGCCGACCCACGTACTGCCAGAGTTTATCCTCCCAAGAGTCGTCCAGCAAAAACCGCGCGTCGCCATTGTCATCGCGAGACGGCCACTCCAACGGCCCCTGCGACGGACGGTAGGGAACCAGGGCGCCCTCCGCTGATGGTGGCTCCACCAGCGCGGTGCCCCTCACCCCCACGGACGGCGGCAAGAGAGAGCTCTCAGCAGAAGCACCCACGCGGTCCGCGGAATATGGCACGAACGCCGTGGTCACTCCGGCTGGCGAAAAGATGGGCCCCGACACCACCACTGTCACCGTCTGCGATGAGGAAGCCCCCAGGGGcgcacgtcctcctcgacacttGGCGAGCAGAACAGCCAACGAAGGATGCTCAGTCTACTCCACAGGCTCAGCCATTGACTGGAAACCAGTCGGGACCCTGTATCGCAGAAACAAGAAATCACATCACTAAAGGGCTGCCTCTCTGAAACACAAGAACGAGAGCGGCACTTACGTTTTCGCCGCAATCTTCGCCGGGACGGTCTCGGCTGGTGGTGTAGGGGGCGAACTCGCCGCGGCAACCGTTACCACAGGCGGTGGAGGCCCGTCAGCCCCTCCGCGACCTGGAGAAAGGGCGCAGTCGTCATCCCGAGAGATATCGCCGACGGCCCTCAGCGCGTCCGAACCCTCGCCCTTGAGTCGTTTCACCGACTCAGGATCCGCCTCGTTGCGGGCGCGCTTGGGGGCCCCGGGTCCGCTCATCCCACATAGGGACGTGTCCGGACCAGAATCCTCGCCCCCGAGAGACTCcagctcctcttcctcctcctccccgtcggATCCAGACTTCGAATATTTCAGAGGCCGGGCGTCCACCAGGTCCTGAGATTCCGCGGCATCCATCCCCTCGCGGATAGGCTTGGCCAGCTCCTTTTCATGACTCTCGTGCTCCCGAGCACGGAGCgctctcttcctcttcctctctgcAGCCCTCTTCTGCTGCTCGGCCTGGCGAGCGGCCCCTTCCGGCCCTTTGGCGCGATGGGGGAGAGACTTGGCCTTGCCAAGATCCTGCAATCGCGAACTACGATGAAACAAGCAAGAACAGAGATACGGCGGGAGGGAACAGGAAATAGAAGGCAAGACGGATACTTACTAGGTTGGGGGGCGACCCCAACCAGAAAGGGGACGGACCACCAATGGGTCGGCGGCCCTCCCCTGCGATCATACTATCAAGCCACCTCCACAGCCCAGAGCTGTCGGGATCCTGCAGCTCCTCTCGCGGCTCATCGTGCTCGTAATCCCACATCTTCCCTCGCAACGCAGAGAGAATGCGCACTTTGCGAAGGAAGATGGTGGCAAAGACGCGGGTGCCATCGAGACCGCGGGCCACCAAACCTTTCAGCACCTCCTCTGATCACCACCGATCGCAGTGGAGTCATTCATCATTGAGacatgaaaatgaaaaaaatagtgCGGAAAACTAACGAATAAAAACACCGCAGGGCTAACtttatttcatcaaatttctccTTACAACAATCGGCTGAAAGCCATTACATCAAACAAACACTAGCTGTCCTCGACTCGGGGAAACAGCGGATACAAAGGATCAAATCCATTTACT
This genomic interval carries:
- the LOC120672871 gene encoding uncharacterized protein LOC120672871 — protein: MVAVYIDNIVIKMLRTDDLVATLRTTFTNLKRFNIKPNLEKCTFGVPKGKVLGYIVFERGIEANRDKIAAITNMGPIRGVKGVQRLTGCLAALSRFIARLGERGLPLYKLLKKSDTFVWTEEAQAALDLLKALLSSLPVLVAPDPCEPLLLYLAAINHWVSATLVVEREEQGHALKVQRPVYFVSEVLTDTKSRYPQTQKLLYVVVMTAKKLQHYFTEHEVPVVTSFPLGEVIPSSLADFIAEWTEVQSPTPEISHEYWTLYFDGSVMGPGTGAGDVLVSPEGGKFQYTVCLHFPASNNVAEYEALISGVRIAINIGATRLYVYGDTKLIVDQVMKNSNCESPLMDAYCQEVRKLEGRFRGLELHHIPRKQNPDADALAKMAAERKPAPNSVFINDLNAPGGFTHLLVAIDKFTKWIEVKPIATIDSKETVKFFLDIVYRFGVSNSIITDNGTNLTGHYFQEFAEEYGIRIDWSSVEPPRTNGQVE